From the genome of Marasmius oreades isolate 03SP1 chromosome 1, whole genome shotgun sequence:
CCGGATCCCTCGGGTGCGGAGAATTGGAGGAAGTAAATGGCGGAGTACGGGTTGACCTGTTGGATAAAAGGTTTAAGAGATAAAGAGAGGGTTCTAAGAAACTGCGAAACGAACCTCGGGACAGTCGAACTCAAGCTTCCCGTCCTTGTTTCCGTCGAGACCTTCTCCAACGGCTGGTAGCGAAACAATATGAAGAACGAACAAAAAGACGGGAGCACAAAGTCGTACTAGTAAGGTGGACCATCTGTAGATCACTACCCGTCATGAGCTCAACCGCCATGTTACCCCATTTCCCATCTTTATCCCCAGTCCACACCGTACGACACGTTTGTCCCTGTCTAAAGACTGTTCCTGGTCCTGGTTCGGTAGGTGTCGCCTGTGTGCGAACGAGAGGAGAGAAAGCGAGAGCGGAGAGGAACAGAGAGAGGGAGATCATTTTTTTTTAGATTctagaaaaggaaaaaagGATGAGAACAAACTTCCGGAGAAGTTTAAAGAGAGGGGTCTTACCTGAAAAGGTTGTAAAAACGAATGATGGGTGTTGCAGAGATGTGGATCGTCTGGAAAATGAGCGGACAGGTAAAAAGGAGCGAAAGGCTGTCCCCTTGAtggtgggaggaggagaaaaaggGTAACGCGGGGCAAATTGAGTTGAATAAGAATCTATCAAGTTGTGACAGCTGTGACGGGCGGTGATCCCAGCTTCCAGGTACAACTTCGCGATCCACCCTGCACTAGGCGCCCGGGATGTATCACCAATTTGCGCGGTATATTCGCCACAAGGCTGACGCGGTGTTCTGGACTTATATTTTGTGGTGGGGAGAGTTCGAACGAGTCCAACGGTGATGATTTGGACAGCTCCCATTTAATTGTTCCGTCAATGTTCCGTTCGGAGGTCTAGTCACCAATCACAGACTGGCATACTGCCAGACCGTAGACGTTCATGATCCAAATAAGCTCATTGAATCTGGTGTTGGAGAAAAGCGCTGACGATGACTCGATCTATCCGGGATCGATATTGGGCCCCCGAGTCAGAAGACACTTACCGCAATCGATTGATAAACTATCGAGAACCGTATGGATATTCAACTTGAACGTTGATATGGCACGATGTGCGAAAATggaagacaagggtgacaGGTTGGTGGCAACAATATAAACCATTCAGTTGTTGATCAATGGTGAAACTCATGGGCGGCAATACAATCCATCTCTGAAACGACCTTCGATAATAAGTAGGCCCGGACATCTCCAATATAGCGTCGCTGTATGGTATCAACACGGGAGTTTGCTGGTACAACACATATGGTCCCGAAGTTGAAGTGGAAACTGTTGAAAGTATTCAGTTAACGAGCTTTGACCGAAAACAAGCACTGTATGCATATGATACGGACCTCACCCGCCAGCCCCGTTACATCCATCCTGATGAACGATTCTTCAGGTTCTTCAGGTTTATCGCTGGATGCACCTGTTGCTCGTTGCTCACTGCTCAGTATTTCATTCACTCAGTGGTCGTGGCGGTGGAGTTCGTCCGAGCCATCTTGTCGGCTTCAATATTTGTTTATCTTCGCAGACGGAGAAGCTGATCAGGGTTGTCCAACCGGGCCGGTCAACCCAGTAAATATAGTATAAGGCTCGAGCACTTTTCAATGAAATCAGTGTTTATTTGATCATCGGCAACATTCAATATTCAGTGGCGACTGCATTGCATACACCATTGGGCTCCACTATAACGGAATATCTGAAACTGATTTTATACTTCCTGGCAATCACTCTCACTCTCTCAATTCAAGTAGAGAGACCACACACATCGGATGTTGACCTCAAAGTATATTGACAGTACCGTCTTGGCAAACACTACGTAGATGGATCATGTACCATACCACCGGCTTTATGATATTGAACGACGAGCATCACGATGAACTTCAAGTGACTCACGCCAGTGCCGAAGGCTCTGAGATGCTTATGTCCCGGGAGGCTTTGAGCAATCATAGCTCCTGTTTGATCCCCAGGCCCTCGTTTCAACTTCAGTGGCACATCTTGACTCGTAGTATCCTTGAATCGGGATTGACACCACAGTGGTTTAACCTTGCGGGTACAAAAATTCCTTCATGAACGAAGCGGGAAAATATCGAGGATGACATAGAAACCCTCCCATCTCTCTCATCTTTGTAGGGACGACATGGACCGGCACAGACTCGATCGAAGGGAGGGAAAATGTATTTACATAAAGGTAATAAGTACAGAGTGTCAATTTTAGGCTAGTACTACCTTACAATGTGTCCGCGAATGGTGTACCTACAAACCATAGTCCATATCATAGTCCAACCATAATAGCCATCAAAGTCCAAGCCAAACCCAACGAAACTTCAATTCGAGGCTACTTCAACCAACCTCACTTTGCGGATACGAAGGCGGCCCTTCAGTATCCGCCCTTTCTCCTTGGACGCGTGCATTCAAGATTCTGATCATCTCCGCCGTCGACATAGCATGAAATCTTGCATGTGGATCGTCGGTCAGTGGTCCAGAATCAACATTTTGTGGGTGTACTATAGTTGGGCTTTCCCCGGAAGTCCCAGCCGTAAAGGGCTCTGTTGGAGGGCGCGGAGGGTCCAGGCGGATTTGAACTCGTGCCCCCGGTGATAATGGGGAAGCTAGAGTTGCCGGTGTCGTTGGTGTTGTTGGGGACACCGGAGATAAAGTATGCGTTCGTGCAGAGTACCGAGCTTTCAACCGGGATTTAACGCGTACTCCCGGTGATGCCAGTGATGTTGGCGATGTAAGACTTGACTCGTCCATCTCGTTAGACCCTGGTAGGTGAAATGGAGAAGTCTGGTAGATAGAGGGTACCTTCCGTTCCCGCCTCCTTCTGCGAAGGCAAAGACACGCTATCAGCCCCGAAAGCAAGGCAAGGAAGGCTACACTTCCAACAACAATCCCTACTATCGCGCTagttttgaaggcttttgtgGTTCCGTGTCCTGACCCTGACCGTGACCCCGGTGACCCCGGAGGGCTGGACGACGGATCACCAGCATCTGTACCGTTGGCAGAACCGATAGCCTGGACAAGTACCATAACAGTGTATGTCTGGTTTATCGGACTGAGCGTTGTTCGCGCTGGCGGTCGCCGGGGCAGTCCAACCCCGGAGTCCACGTATACGTTTGATTGTCGTAGAGATGCATCATCCAGTAGGTAGTTGTACTTTTCGAGTAATAACAAGAATCAGTAGCGAgaaaaaagacaaaaagggGAAAACTGCAATACCTGAATATTTATGAAATCTTTGACATATTCACGCATACTAGGGTCGATGTGATTTTTCCTATATGCCGTCCCAAGCCCGCGCACCAAAAACGGGTCGCTCAGCGGGAAGACATACATCCCCGCTATCTGGATAACGCCATCTGACCGTTGATTGTTCCGGTATAGAGTGGACGAATTGATTGCGTCTTGCAAGCTATAGCACTAGGACGGTCAGCGATATATACCGATAACGAGAGTAAAGACCACTCAACAAGCTTTCGGTCGCTGCATCGTCCTGGAGAGACGCAAGAATGGACAATCCTTCGATGATATCCCCGGTGGTTGGATACCATTGTATCCAGGTATTGCTATGACAGGGTGGATCACTATCCAAAGCGAGGATAACTTTCTCGTCCGTAGGATCGCTCGAGCGTGGAAAGTAGCCGAAATTcttgaggaactgaaggGTTTGATTTGCAGCTTTGATGTAGGTAGTGTTCGACGTCGCTTCGGCCAGTACCGCCGATAGACTGCCCAGTTCATTCAGCCGCAAGTCAAACAAGAAAAACAGCAATCAGATTGCCCACGTAAAAAAGGCCCTAAGTATTGGTGTGTGATTGACGGAGGCACAGATAGAAAGGAACAAGGTACCTACGCGGTAGCTCGATTCTCAATCGCCCCATTCGTTAGATTTGTTGTCTTGATGACAATAATGTCACTTCCAGCGAGAATCCACAAAATATCGGGGGAACATGCCTGAAAAACTCCACCAACTAACGATTCTAACAACGCATTCAGCCTGCGTTAAGAAAAGAACGAAGTAAGAACTCACTACTATCGCATTCAGTTCGAAGAGACGAGGTCTTTTTTGCATTCTGCTTCGCTTCGATGTCTTCATCCGAGATACAATACGCTCTCCCGAATTCCCATAACTGTTGTGCCAACGTCAGGAAGTGGACATCCTGATAAGCAATATATGCTTTAGTGGCTGCGTATCCGTGTACCCTAATATATGATATCAATATGTGAAATCTGTCGAATATACTGACTGTAAACTCACAGATGATCGAAAAGCTATTATCACGTAATTCAAGGTCAGCCGAGTCCGAGTATGAATCGTAAAGGAAGAATCTGACACTGATGTACGAACAACTAGTTAGTAACGACGCCAAAAGAAGTCGAGATGCAAAGCATACAGGTTTGAGGATGCTACTTCTGCCGCTATTCGTGGGAGTTGGTCTTGTAAAAGTTCTCGATAAGTCGTATTGCGAGTTATTATGTCCAATTCCGCCATTTGTGAGTAGAGGGTGGGTGTTGTTTCAGCTAGATGTAGGATTTGAGCTCCGTAGGCCGTGCTCGTTTCAAACGGGAGACTCACTGTTATCATGGAAGAGTAACGTTCCATTTGCGTCTGTCGTTGCAACAGTCACCTCTATATCTATGGCGGCCCTAGCCATCGATACTTTCTCTCCATCTGAACGGTCTTTGGTCTGTACCGACAGGTCAATTGCATGATACCTTTGAGATTGAGGCGGTTCATACCAAGTTGTTCGATGTCGTTAGTGGCAGAGGGGGACCTTGGGCACAAACTCCAAGCACTAGCCAAAAGAGAAATAGATAGTGAAAGAGCGGGAAGGAAGACATGATTAGAATAGATGGTGTTGGCCACGAGTAAGGACAGTCTGAGGATACGAAGCAAAATCGTCTGGAGAATCCTCACCAGGAGTAACGACCGTACAGTGATGGCGGAACGGAAAGGTGTCTCGAAAAGCTCGTGAGGAAAAGGGAGTTTGAATTTTACAGTCTTGAAAGTTATACACGGAACAGACCAGGCCCCTGCGTGCGAGTGAATCAGAGAAAAGGTTGACATATCAGTTAATAATAAATGATGATCCTCACGATGAAGGCCACTCTATCCTATTAAGTATACAGaccttcatcgtcgtcgcGTCAGCTGTGATGGCACCCTGGGAGGCAAAATCCTGCGAGACGATCATCAAAATGGAAATCATCAAGTCGGAGAGGCAGCACCTTTCTCGGAACGGCAACTGCTATTCTTTGTAGTTTCTATCAAGGGCAACTGCACCGTCACTCCTGAAGGTTACCGTCAACAGCAGTGCCGGACAACGGATACCAGTCGTTATCTCGAACCCGCTTTCATATTTGTATTCAATAACGACGACGCTTAAGTAGAAAGAGTAGAAAGAAGGGCATTGCAATGTCAGCACGGAACATCCTAGACAGTAGAAAGATTCAAATATTACATGTACATCTGCCGTTcgttcctgaagttcgtccCTGAAGGTTGTTCCCTGGAGTACTACATGATAAGTCAACAACAGTCATTCAAGTCAGAAGTGTGGCTGCGATTGAGGGCAAGTCGACGGGCTCGGCGAGGAAGGTTGTACGGGTACATGTACAAGGCCTTCCAGATAAAGTTCAAGCATGAATCAGAGACTGCAGTCAAACAACGCCAAAGATGGTCTCTCGCCGGACCGACGCGTGCTTCGGCAGGAAACGCTGTGCCGCTTGGTTTCCTCTTACGCCTGGCCCTCTGCCCATATCCCGTTCCCAGCTTCCTATCTCACGTTCTCGAATCAAACCTACACTTGGGAACCGAGAGCCTTACAGTTATATGGTACTCCAAAACAAGCTTGATTCAAATGAGGCGAGGGCTTGGGAAAACTGAGATGGCATCATGACGTTTTCAATGAATTTCTATTCAGGGATCCACTCGGAAGCATAAAAAATGGAAATTGTACCCCAAAATAAACGGGGTCGGCATAGCATGACAACAACAGAAACTGCCTCTTCAACAcagattctgcttcttcaacCCGACTCTCATCTCCAGCGAATCGACGTATTTCAGAACCAGGATGTTTCGAGGGCGACATAGACACATTTGTGGGTTGGGCATACTGGTGTGTCGTCGAAAGCCTTTCTTTTACTCTCTACTAGCTAATTACACCTCGTTGCTCATTAGGTTGCCCTTATTTATGGAACAGTACTCGTCATGCAAGATTCACAACTACTAGCGAAGGTCCTCTCTGCTCGAAACTCCCTGCAAGATCCTGCTCAAGAACCCGTGTTGATGGGTCAACCAGAGCTCTCCGAAATCGTTgctcctcatcttccttaTGAACGTCCTGAAAGCCCAAAAGAAGCAGCGACAGATTCAGATTCTTCGAAAGCGCAAGTGCATCGACCCATCGGCGAAGGAACCGCAAACGCTACTTTCGTCATCCTAGCGCGTAACTCGGATTTGGAAGGAGTTCTGTCGAGCATGGAACAGGTGGAGAGGCGGTTCAACAAACGATTCGGCTACCCATGGGTTTTCCTCAATGAGGTGGAGTTCGAGGAGGAATTCAAACGGTACGTGTCATCATCCTGCTGCTAAGTTGTTGCCGTGTATCTGACTTTCCTACGTCTCTTTCCAAACATAGACGTGTTACAGAAGCGACAAAAGCGCCCGTTTCATTTGGTCTTATTCCGTATGACCACTGGTTTCAACCGGATTGGATAGATGAGAACAAGGCGAGAGCAGGAAGGGAGAAGATGCAGGCATTGGGGATCATATACGCAGGTACGCAGGCGTTCATTCTTGTCCCCGTTCTCCACCCGTCTGATGCATCCGCAGATAGCGTGCCGTACCGAAACATGTGTCGGTTCAACTCTGGGGTACGTGGCCTGGCCTCACCCGGGATTGAGAAAACACAGAGTTGATATCCTTTATACAGTTTTTCttccatcatcctcttcttcaaccatACAAGTATTACTGGCGTGTCGAGTGCGTCCGGATCCATTATCATCCTCCGTTTCTCTTAATCTTACCCTTGCTTTCAGACCCGGAATCTCATATACTTGCGACATCCAGTACGATCCATTCGATTATATGAGAGATCACAACAAGCTCTACGGTACGTGACTTGAATATACTTAGCGTTATAGCACAAGCACACTACTGATTAGACTACAGGCTTTACGATTACCTTCACGGAATGGGAAGCTACGATACCTACTCTATGGAAAACCGTTAAAGGCCCGTTTCTCCTTATCCCTTTACCCGGCTGTCACTCAAACTGCCTTGACTTCCACCAGAATTTATCACGCTCCACCCAGAATACCTTGCCGAAAACCACGCAATGAAATATCTTAGCGATAACGGCGGGGAGTTGTACAACCTCTGTCATTGTAAGTTTCTTTATTTCTCATCTCGTTTTCGCGGTTCCCGGGCCTCACCTCCGTTCTAGTCTGGAGTAATTTTGAGATAGCCGATATGGACTTTTGGCGTGGAGAAGCGTATCAAAAGTTTTTCGATTTCTTGGAATCGAAAGGTGGTTTCTATTACGAGGTGAGAAGCTTAAGCTATTCTATTCCTCATTAGGCGGAGGGTCTAACCTGTTTCTACCTTTTCGCGTCATAAAGAGATGGGGAGATGCCCCCGTTCACTCCATTGCCGTAGCCCTCTTCGCCTCCCGTGACCAGCTACACTTTTTCGATGATATTGGGTATAACCATCCCCCGTTCGAACATTGCCCTTCGGGAGAGATGCGGGCAGGAAGGAATTGTGATTGTTCGGCGCCGAATTCGATTGGTGagctcttttttttttttttcaaaccTCTTGGACATGTCCTAAtcagcttttttttttcttttcttttcttagatGATCGCCCGCAATCATGTTTGTCTCGATACAAAAACTTGTGGTAGTCATTTGAATTCGTGTACCTCTCATGTCGCCATCAATTCATGAGTGCCGGGATGGCCGGCAGTCGATATTTATGTAGATCTATATTGTATCTATCTCTAGTTATTTATGTTTCGCAAGGTGTATATTGCGTCATCTTTACGAGATTCTATTCGCAGATCAATTGAACGACGACGTCAAAGCCTTGGAGTGAAACTATCTTCGAATTCCTGCGTTCCAGTGGGTTGGTAGTTCGCCTCCATCGATGTTGCGCCTTTCAGCcaattgaaaaaaaaatcaaaatcacATAACTTGTTTCTCATGATATGATGATTGCAGCATGACAGCAAGAATGCCCCCAGTGCATTCTAAGCATTGATTTCGTCTAAATATAAGGTCTATCGTGATCATCATCGAACGATACTATATGACTCAAGATTTACAGCTTGCTCAGTTAGGTCTTATCATTGTCATAGAAAGGGACTGACAAAGTGCACCGCCGCCCACTGCCCCCCCCCTCGACAACGCACACCATCTACACAACCATCTTTAGGGCCTATTGCCGCGGTATTCGGgacggaagatgaagatcgtTTGATGAAGGAGGAGTTCGGTGAAGAATGGGAATCGTGGAGGAAGGGTTGTGTGAGGTATAAGTTATAAGATCGTCCCCTGGCTTGTATTAGTGTTGCCGCTTTCGTGATTTCAGTGCTGTTGCAGTCTACAGTACAGTGGCTTCTACCACGAGCAGTTGACCTGTAAACTGATCGGAAGCTTTGGTTGGAACATCAAAAATTTGGCCGCGCGGGGAAAAAACCGGTGACCGGTCCTGTAATCGTAACATGTAAGAGAGAATAGAGAAGGAACATGAGTTAGTACGGGACTCGGTGGTTTAAAAGGTTTAACAATATATCAATATACAATCACCAGAGCTGGCGGACTATCCATCCAATCAACTTCACTTCGAAAAAAACAATCCCGTTAGTTTTAGTTTACTCAGTTTCCGTTAACACCACCGGTACAACCCTACACACACTTCAACGTAACACTCCCCCTTCGACGCGCCTCCGGCCCTCCATCATCCAACAAAACAAACGTATAATCACCCTTCTCCAACTCCCAAACATATCTCCGATTCACAATAGGCAAAAACCTATTCACCTCCAAATCCATCGTTATCTCTACAGACTCTCCACCATCGAGATACACGCGTTTGAACGCAACTAGCTGGCGTGCCGGTTTGACGATGGCAGATACACGTTGTAAGAGGTATACCTACAGGAGTGGGGGAGGAGGGTAATAATACATTATCAGTCACATAAAACGGCCAAAAAAAGTATTGTTCGGGCTACGTACCTGAGCAACGTAACTCCCAGCGACATCACCCTCATTCGAAACTCGAACATGGAAATGaatcgtttctccagctGCGAATGTATTTGAAGTAGCGTTAAAGTCTGCCACGCTAAACGTGGTATACGACAGCCCGTAACCAAAGAAGTACTACAAAATGGTGTTAAATGTTAGAGATCCACGGAGGAATGAGGAAGCCCGGTCACCGTTGGTAAGGAAGAGATATCAGTATATTCTGGACCATGCGCCGTAGAATGGTAACTATACACAGAACAAAAGATGATAAGCATTACAGCAATAGAAAGAGGCTAAGCCCAAGATCTCACTTATAGAAAGAAGGCAGCGTTCCTTCGTCAAACGGAACACTAAGCGGTATCCTGCCACCCGGATTCACTTTCCCAAACAAAACATCCGCAATAGCCTGGCCACCAGATTGACCTGCGAAGAACTGCAGTAGAGAGAGCAAGAGGTTATCAATATCACGATGGGCAAATCAACACAACATCACACAACGAACATACCGCACTGATAGCAGCCGCACATTTCGCATAATAATCAGGAATCGCAAACGGTCGTCCTCCTTGCAGTACAAGCACTACAGGTTTTCCCAACGCGAATATTGCATCTGCGAGTACAGCTAACAAACCAATAGCTATCAGcatccaaaaaaaaaaaaaaaaaaaaaaacgaaaactaactctgattAGCCGACAACCCCAGCGTAGCACGATCTCCACTCTCCCCATCACTATTCCAATTCGCTCCAACCGCCAACACCATAACATCAGCTGCCCTAGCTATCTCAACAGCCTAGAGGATGCAGATAACAATAACAATCAGTTACGAGCCAAGAAGTAAACCAGAACACCCCCCCCCTTTTACGAACCTGTCTAACAGCCTCCCCCTCCCTCCTATCCACCAAATTCCACCAAAGTTCAACTTGCGAATTAACCGAATTCACATTCTCAACTTTCTGATACAAATTCCACGTCTGAAACTCAACCCTCACACCCACCCTCTTCCTTTCCACTTCCCCTTTTGCAAACGTAAAAGGCACACCACCAGGCGGAGCCGCCGTCCCATTCACAACGCTATACACAAGCGGTGGGATGTTCCCTAGGATATTACTCGACTCCGAAAACGGAGATTCCACAACAAGTTTCTCGTCAATGAACAGACGTGCAGTCGAGTTCGGTGATATCCCAACCCCTATGAACCCTTGGATATCTCCTTCAACGCTCCCAGACCCAGAACGATCATCAAACGGAAGCGTAATCTCACCCTCCCAAATAACACTAAAATTATTGGAAGGTAATCCAAGTGGAGGGTATAACCCCCAATCCCGGTTCGGAGCTTCGATAGTCGTAAAGATAGGTTTCGTGAAATTGGTATCGGCGAAATACGTAGCTCGGAGGCCACCAGTAACATTAACGTTTCCTGacgcagaagaagaaaaggaagaattCGAATTTGGAGGTGGTGAGAGCAGATAAGTAGGGATCGGGTACTGAGCATTATACAACCAAGTATTAGCTCCAGTACTCGTCAAAAGTCGAATGTCTTCATTTTCGCCGATAAGGTATCCGAGGATTCCCTGCCGAATAGTACTCGAGTTGGCTACAGGATATGCCCCCCAAGGACCAGCGTAATCGCCATAGTTGAGGGTATCTCCGAATGGGCCAACCAAAGCGATAGTCTTTATACCCTGGTTCTTAGGATTCAGAGGTAACGTATTGTTCCTATTCTCTAAAAGCACAATGGCTTTCTGCGCTGCTTCGAGGGTAAGGGGAACATGTTCGTGCGTGATGGTTTGGTAGTCGATTCCGGGAGGGATAAATGGATCGTCGAAGAGCCCAAGGTCGTATTTGACGCCTAGGATTCTGGAAGCGTGCGCCTTGATGGTGTCGAGAGAGACAGTAGAGTTGGCGACCAGAGCTTTGATCGTCTGAAAGAGATGTAAAGGgtgaagttgaagttgagtttgagaAACGAGGAAAAGTAAGGAACTAACGTTGAGGTAGGTGGGCAGATCGTAATCATAAAACTGCAGCATTCCTCCGGCGTTGAACCATTGAGATATGGTATCCGCCGTAGTGCTCGCCACTCGATGACTACCAGACAACATTCTCATCCCTAGGATAAACCCACTGTTGAGCGCCGGCGAGTGGAAGACAACGAAACTGCATACCGGTATCGTCTGCTATTACGAAGCCTAGGGGAAGGGTCAAGTATGAACAAGCCAATTTGGATGTCCAATGGGGAATGAAAAGTACCGTCGAATCCCCAGTCATCTAACGCATCGTAGAAAACTGGATTGACATGCGCTGGTATCTCGTCATATTCGTGGTATGCCCTGGGGACCTGCTAGTTAAGAATACGGCGACATGAGACGCGGAGGAAAACATACATCATAACCCCCTTTGTAAAGCCTTTCTGTACCGCATCTCGAAATGGTATCAACATCTCCATCATAAGCTGACGATTTCCCCGTCCCATGAATGGAGCTGCATTTATTCCACCTTGAGGAGACCCGTGGGCCGCGAAGTGCTAAGCAAAACGAAGTAAGCCGCGGAAGATAAATGAGAGTGGAAGGGAGTCGTGTTACCTTCATGACTGGAATAACGGCGTCGGAATCGGACCAGGATCCGTTCTTCGAAAGACCAGATGCAAACGCGACGCCCATGTGCGATGTCAGGACATGGTCTTCTCCCCAAGCCTCTGCAAAACAAAGCGGAGTTGAAGGTTATCTGTCAATAGGGATAAATAAGAGATAAGACGGACCTTGTACTCTACCCCACCGTACATCCTTCCCAAGGTCCAAAACAGGCGCAAAACAAGCATGGATTCCTATCGCCCGAGCCTCTGTACCAATCGCTCGTCCAACTCGCCAGACGAGATCTTCATCCCATGAAGCGGATAGTGCAATAGCTTGGGGAAACATGGATTGTTTGAAAGATCCTACACCATGTAGACACTCCTCAATAAGCATGAAGGGCGTTTTAAGACGTGATTTGTCGAGATTGAGCTGCTGCAAGTCATTGTAGAATGTCGGAGAAGTCGGGTACCAATCGTGAACGACGCCAAGGCCAGTATCTGGCGGGGCAGGAAGAAGAGCGAAGTCTGGCAATCGGGGGATGAGTACTTTTGCCAGGTTGGGGTTGAGTCATTTACCGAAGAGCTCGTTGGTTGAGTTTGGACCGACAACGTTGTCTGCAAACATCAGATGAAGCTGTATAACTTTGGATATGGACAAGGTCAGTATAGAGCAGTACGATGAACAAGACGATTAGCAAACGCACCGAGCTCCTCAATCCTCATTTTTTCAACCAAATCTTTTACAAACGCGTCTCTGTCCGTCCTTCCTA
Proteins encoded in this window:
- a CDS encoding uncharacterized protein (CAZy:GT15), encoding MFRGRHRHICGLGILVALIYGTVLVMQDSQLLAKVLSARNSLQDPAQEPVLMGQPELSEIVAPHLPYERPESPKEAATDSDSSKAQVHRPIGEGTANATFVILARNSDLEGVLSSMEQVERRFNKRFGYPWVFLNEVEFEEEFKRRVTEATKAPVSFGLIPYDHWFQPDWIDENKARAGREKMQALGIIYADSVPYRNMCRFNSGFFFHHPLLQPYKYYWRVEPGISYTCDIQYDPFDYMRDHNKLYGFTITFTEWEATIPTLWKTVKEFITLHPEYLAENHAMKYLSDNGGELYNLCHFWSNFEIADMDFWRGEAYQKFFDFLESKGGFYYERWGDAPVHSIAVALFASRDQLHFFDDIGYNHPPFEHCPSGEMRAGRNCDCSAPNSIDDRPQSCLSRYKNLW
- a CDS encoding uncharacterized protein (CAZy:GH3); this encodes MRVAALFSFISLFVTTARGWSQLWPERFSFSDSNTVQQSVGRTDRDAFVKDLVEKMRIEELVIQLHLMFADNVVGPNSTNELFDFALLPAPPDTGLGVVHDWYPTSPTFYNDLQQLNLDKSRLKTPFMLIEECLHGVGSFKQSMFPQAIALSASWDEDLVWRVGRAIGTEARAIGIHACFAPVLDLGKDVRWGRVQEAWGEDHVLTSHMGVAFASGLSKNGSWSDSDAVIPVMKHFAAHGSPQGGINAAPFMGRGNRQLMMEMLIPFRDAVQKGFTKGVMMAYHEYDEIPAHVNPVFYDALDDWGFDGFVIADDTGMRMLSGSHRVASTTADTISQWFNAGGMLQFYDYDLPTYLNTIKALVANSTVSLDTIKAHASRILGVKYDLGLFDDPFIPPGIDYQTITHEHVPLTLEAAQKAIVLLENRNNTLPLNPKNQGIKTIALVGPFGDTLNYGDYAGPWGAYPVANSSTIRQGILGYLIGENEDIRLLTSTGANTWLYNAQYPIPTYLLSPPPNSNSSFSSSASGNVNVTGGLRATYFADTNFTKPIFTTIEAPNRDWGLYPPLGLPSNNFSVIWEGEITLPFDDRSGSGSVEGDIQGFIGVGISPNSTARLFIDEKLVVESPFSESSNILGNIPPLVYSVVNGTAAPPGGVPFTFAKGEVERKRVGVRVEFQTWNLYQKVENVNSVNSQVELWWNLVDRREGEAVRQAVEIARAADVMVLAVGANWNSDGESGDRATLGLSANQTVLADAIFALGKPVVLVLQGGRPFAIPDYYAKCAAAISAFFAGQSGGQAIADVLFGKVNPGGRIPLSVPFDEGTLPSFYNYHSTAHGPEYTDISSLPTYFFGYGLSYTTFSVADFNATSNTFAAGETIHFHVRVSNEGDVAGSYVAQVYLLQRVSAIVKPARQLVAFKRVYLDGGESVEITMDLEVNRFLPIVNRRYVWELEKGDYTFVLLDDGGPEARRRGSVTLKCV
- a CDS encoding uncharacterized protein (CAZy:GH3), which encodes MRVAALFSFISLFVTTARGWSQLWPERFSFSDSNTVQQSVGRTDRDAFVKDLVEKMRIEELVIQLHLMFADNVVGPNSTNELFDFALLPAPPDTGLGVVHDWYPTSPTFYNDLQQLNLDKSRLKTPFMLIEECLHGVGSFKQSMFPQAIALSASWDEDLVWRVGRAIGTEARAIGIHACFAPVLDLGKDVRWGRVQEAWGEDHVLTSHMGVAFASGLSKNGSWSDSDAVIPVMKHFAAHGSPQGGINAAPFMGRGNRQLMMEMLIPFRDAVQKGFTKGVMMAYHEYDEIPAHVNPVFYDALDDWGFDGFVIADDTGMRMLSGSHRVASTTADTISQWFNAGGMLQFYDYDLPTYLNTIKALVANSTVSLDTIKAHASRILGVKYDLGLFDDPFIPPGIDYQTITHEHVPLTLEAAQKAIVLLENRNNTLPLNPKNQGIKTIALVGPFGDTLNYGDYAGPWGAYPVANSSTIRQGILGYLIGENEDIRLLTSTGANTWLYNAQYPIPTYLLSPPPNSNSSFSSSASGNVNVTGGLRATYFADTNFTKPIFTTIEAPNRDWGLYPPLGLPSNNFSVIWEGEITLPFDDRSGSGSVEGDIQGFIGVGISPNSTARLFIDEKLVVESPFSESSNILGNIPPLVYSVVNGTAAPPGGVPFTFAKGEVERKRVGVRVEFQTWNLYQKVENVNSVNSQVELWWNLVDRREGEAVRQAVEIARAADVMVLAVGANWNSDGESGDRATLGLSANQTVLADAIFALGKPVVLVLQGGRPFAIPDYYAKCAAAISAFFAGQSGGQAIADVLFGKVNPGGRIPLSVPFDEGTLPSFYNYHSTAHGPEYTDISSLPTVTGLPHSSVDL